A single genomic interval of Lathyrus oleraceus cultivar Zhongwan6 chromosome 7, CAAS_Psat_ZW6_1.0, whole genome shotgun sequence harbors:
- the LOC127101516 gene encoding uncharacterized protein LOC127101516, with protein sequence MDSRKKKNAGWLSVPQFGDWDEKGQVPDYSLDFSKIRETRKHNKSNISRASLGNEQDFNMDSTSTTTTAQQQQQQHLPPYHQTHSPNTRKSFFLSYFNCCLKA encoded by the exons ATGGACTCTCGCAAAAAG AAAAATGCAGGTTGGTTATCAGTGCCACAGTTTGGGGATTGGGATGAGAAGGGGCAAGTACCTGACTATTCACTTGATTTCTCAAAAATAAGAGAAACAAGGAAACATAACAAGTCAAACATTTCAAGAGCGAGTCTTGGAAATGAACAAGACTTCAACATGGATTCAACCTCCACCACCACTACTgcccaacaacaacaacaacaacacctCCCTCCTTATCATCAAACACACTCTCCAAAT ACAAGGAAGAGCTTTTTCCTCAGCTATTTCAACTGCTGTTTGAAAGCCTAA